A stretch of the Lolium perenne isolate Kyuss_39 chromosome 3, Kyuss_2.0, whole genome shotgun sequence genome encodes the following:
- the LOC127344648 gene encoding uncharacterized protein translates to MTKARKGAEEKAARLEEGHKECDQLILQTDTLALRLFPDSQRYAVKKVDAQRKDKGQADLTVPWTPKDHLVALNARVSHMRCIDRNLSDIPDVATQLYRTLWPGEEVPDTFSLINDRLKGAGRRIREWQCSAARAGADSALRVACSWYPELNLDALTGVREGAETDLDPILSAKRQDRAYRIAEYADMRTFIPPLLASRIISTRRRVKPKKSYGNSTHQGEGGMGGQ, encoded by the exons atgaccaaggcccggaagggtgccgaggagaaggccgcgcggctggaggaggggcacaaggagtgcgatcagctgatcctgcagaccgacacacttgccctcc gcctctttccggactcgcagaggtatgccgtcaagaaggtcgacgcgcagcgcaaggacaaaggccaagcggatcttaccgtgccatggacgcccaaggaccatctggtcgcgcttaacgcgcgggtgtcccatatgcgctgcatagaccgcaatctttcggacatccctgatgtagctacccagctatacaggactttatggcctggcgaggaggtgccggacaccttctccctcatcaacgaccgcctgaaaggtgccggcaggaggatccgcgagtggcagtgctctgctgcccgcgctggagcggactccgccctccgcgtcgcctgctcctggtacccggagctcaatctggacgcccttaccggcgtgcgcgaaggcgcagaaacggatctggacccgatcctctccgccaagcggcaggatcgcgcgtaccgcatcgcggagtatgccgacatgcgcaccttcatccctcccctcctggcgtcacggattatctcgacgaggaggagggtgaagccgaagaagag CTATGGCAACTCAACCCACCAAGGGGAAGGGGGCATGGGAGGGCAATGA